A window of Parasynechococcus marenigrum WH 8102 contains these coding sequences:
- a CDS encoding glycosyltransferase family 2 protein yields the protein MPIQSTRSQQCLALPIVILQRSRVKIRPISGQGPINATFSVLPTTADTIVNVLRQWTTRKPKENDNADAHETHSITQEITWRTEQIYRLAQIRHQNWPKTPSDKPTKQETDERYENYIKEIEPELDHNEEQIREWLELNQDAPLISIIIPTYNTNSNHLRECIESVCRQSYPNWELCICDDSSSAVSVKTILRSYQSSDPRVKLIFREKNGHICEASNDALRMATGEYVALLDHDDILADNALYWVARELQKKPQANLIYSDEDKINDDGMRACPHFKPAFNIDLLLSYNFISHLGVYRREILKQIGGFRVGFEGSQDHDLALRTVLESSPDQIIHIPRVLYHWRAHSESTASNPDSKDYTTESGHKAVQHFLDEQHRRGGVRATARIKAKNRFTCQWHIPDKSPSVELIIPTRDQAEVLNLAVDSIITKTTYTNYTITVVDNQSEEVATKNLFKNLKRVHGEKINIIKYNKKFNYSAINNYAVRKSTADIVVLVNNDVEVISSKWLQEIVSHTSRPDVGCVGAKLYYSNRTIQHGGVVIGIGQVAGHAHKYFPGDSPGYVDRLQYVQQMTAVTAACLAIRREIFNEVGGLNEQDLTIAFNDVDFCMRVHARGYRNIFTPYAELFHHESISRGTEDSPEKKERFKREINFMLNQYDIQSNGELPSDLFYNPNLTKIHEDFSINTSPESVKQGIELRSNFRRMKDYYLRQ from the coding sequence GTGCCCATCCAAAGCACAAGATCACAGCAGTGCCTTGCGCTTCCAATCGTCATCCTGCAAAGGAGCAGAGTCAAGATCAGACCAATCAGCGGGCAAGGACCAATCAATGCGACCTTTTCAGTATTACCTACAACCGCAGATACGATTGTAAATGTTTTAAGACAATGGACGACAAGAAAACCGAAGGAAAACGACAACGCAGACGCGCATGAGACGCACTCAATAACGCAAGAAATTACCTGGCGAACAGAACAGATTTATCGATTGGCGCAGATCAGGCATCAAAACTGGCCAAAAACACCTTCCGACAAACCAACCAAACAAGAGACAGACGAAAGATATGAGAACTATATAAAAGAGATTGAACCAGAACTCGACCACAATGAAGAGCAAATCAGGGAATGGCTTGAGCTAAATCAAGACGCCCCGCTTATCAGCATTATTATTCCTACCTACAATACCAACAGTAATCACCTTCGCGAATGCATTGAAAGTGTCTGCCGTCAAAGCTATCCCAACTGGGAACTCTGCATCTGCGATGACAGCTCCAGCGCGGTGAGCGTCAAGACAATCCTCAGGAGCTATCAATCGTCAGACCCTAGAGTAAAACTTATCTTTCGCGAAAAGAATGGCCACATATGTGAAGCCAGCAATGACGCACTTCGCATGGCGACAGGAGAATACGTAGCATTACTAGATCACGACGACATCCTTGCAGACAATGCTCTTTACTGGGTTGCACGTGAGTTGCAGAAAAAACCTCAAGCAAATTTAATTTATAGCGACGAAGACAAGATCAACGACGATGGAATGCGTGCATGCCCACACTTCAAGCCAGCTTTCAACATCGATCTTTTATTGTCTTACAATTTCATCTCACACTTGGGTGTTTACAGAAGGGAGATCCTCAAACAAATTGGTGGCTTCCGAGTTGGCTTCGAGGGAAGCCAAGATCACGATCTTGCACTCAGGACTGTCCTGGAATCTTCCCCGGACCAAATTATTCACATCCCTAGAGTCTTGTACCACTGGCGAGCACATTCCGAATCAACCGCCAGCAACCCAGACAGCAAGGATTACACAACTGAAAGCGGTCATAAGGCAGTCCAGCATTTCCTGGACGAGCAGCATCGACGTGGAGGCGTAAGGGCGACAGCCCGAATCAAGGCCAAGAACCGATTCACCTGCCAGTGGCACATACCAGATAAGTCACCCTCTGTTGAGCTCATTATCCCCACTCGAGATCAAGCAGAGGTATTAAATCTCGCAGTGGATTCAATCATTACCAAGACGACCTACACGAACTATACAATCACCGTAGTTGACAATCAGAGCGAAGAAGTCGCCACAAAGAATCTATTCAAGAATCTGAAGAGGGTGCACGGCGAAAAAATAAACATCATAAAATACAACAAGAAGTTCAACTACTCGGCCATCAATAATTATGCAGTCAGAAAATCAACAGCAGATATTGTTGTCCTGGTAAACAATGATGTCGAGGTCATCTCTAGCAAATGGCTCCAAGAAATTGTTTCCCACACTTCAAGGCCAGATGTTGGATGTGTCGGTGCAAAGTTATACTATTCAAATAGGACTATTCAGCATGGAGGTGTAGTTATTGGAATTGGCCAAGTCGCCGGTCATGCCCATAAGTACTTTCCGGGAGATAGTCCGGGTTATGTCGACAGACTTCAATATGTTCAACAGATGACAGCAGTAACTGCAGCATGTCTCGCAATTCGCAGAGAAATTTTCAACGAGGTAGGCGGCCTCAATGAACAAGACCTCACAATCGCATTTAACGATGTCGACTTTTGCATGAGGGTTCACGCAAGAGGATATCGAAATATTTTCACCCCGTATGCTGAGCTGTTTCACCACGAATCAATATCCCGCGGAACTGAAGATTCTCCCGAAAAGAAAGAACGTTTCAAGAGAGAGATAAACTTCATGCTAAATCAATACGACATTCAAAGCAATGGGGAGCTACCAAGTGATTTATTTTACAATCCAAATCTAACAAAGATTCATGAAGACTTTAGTATTAACACTTCACCAGAAAGCGTCAAGCAAGGAATTGAACTGAGGTCCAATTTCAGGAGGATGAAAGATTACTATCTGCGACAGTAG
- the rfbB gene encoding dTDP-glucose 4,6-dehydratase → MTNSMPTAAELLGSRRRVLVTGGAGFIGGAVVRRLLKESEAIVFNLDKMGYASDLTSIEAVLSELGDGAKQRHQLQRVDLADAKAVREAVKAADPDLVMHLAAESHVDRSIAGPGVFIESNVTGTYNLLQAVREHVEGLSGERQENFRLHHISTDEVFGSLGAEGRFSETTPYDPRSPYSSSKAASDHLVSAWHHTYGLPVVLTNCSNNYGPWQFPEKLIPVVTLKAAAREPIPLYGDGLNVRDWLYVEDHVDALLLAACKGASGRSYCVGGYGERTNREVVECICSHLDQLKPDGAPHARLITRVTDRPGHDRRYAIDPTRIETELGWKPRHDFDEAIAKTVQWYIAHYGDKKL, encoded by the coding sequence ATGACCAATTCAATGCCGACTGCTGCAGAGCTGCTGGGATCCCGACGGCGGGTACTGGTGACAGGAGGTGCTGGATTTATCGGTGGGGCCGTGGTGCGGCGCCTGCTCAAGGAGAGCGAGGCGATCGTGTTCAACCTCGACAAGATGGGCTACGCCAGCGATCTGACCTCGATTGAGGCGGTGCTGAGCGAGCTCGGAGATGGAGCAAAGCAGCGCCATCAACTGCAACGGGTGGACCTTGCGGATGCAAAGGCTGTTCGTGAGGCGGTGAAGGCGGCGGATCCCGACCTGGTGATGCACCTGGCGGCCGAAAGTCATGTGGACCGCTCAATTGCAGGCCCTGGTGTGTTCATCGAGAGCAACGTGACAGGGACCTACAATCTGCTGCAGGCTGTACGGGAGCATGTCGAGGGCTTGAGCGGAGAACGCCAAGAGAACTTCCGCCTGCATCACATCAGCACCGATGAAGTCTTCGGCTCCCTGGGCGCAGAGGGTCGTTTTTCAGAGACGACGCCTTACGACCCGCGAAGTCCATATTCCAGCAGCAAGGCGGCCAGTGACCATCTAGTGAGCGCCTGGCACCACACCTATGGATTGCCAGTGGTGTTGACGAATTGCTCCAACAATTACGGACCTTGGCAATTTCCCGAAAAGTTGATTCCTGTCGTGACGTTGAAAGCTGCTGCCAGAGAGCCAATCCCCTTGTATGGCGATGGATTGAACGTCAGAGACTGGTTGTATGTGGAAGACCACGTCGATGCCCTGCTGCTCGCCGCATGCAAAGGAGCATCAGGCCGCAGTTACTGTGTCGGTGGATATGGAGAACGAACCAATCGTGAGGTGGTGGAGTGCATCTGCAGCCACTTGGATCAGCTAAAACCGGACGGAGCACCCCATGCGAGGTTGATCACACGAGTGACGGATCGTCCCGGCCACGACCGTCGGTATGCCATTGATCCGACTCGGATTGAGACCGAGCTGGGGTGGAAACCAAGGCATGATTTCGATGAAGCCATCGCAAAGACCGTGCAGTGGTACATCGCACACTACGGCGACAAAAAACTGTAG
- the rfbD gene encoding dTDP-4-dehydrorhamnose reductase has product MKVLLTGAAGQLGQALIGRMPDGIELVASSRSGGNGLVALDLADATACRQVVEEHRPDWVLNAGAYTAVDKAEAEPELAHAVNGGAPRAFAEAIQAHGGRMLQLSTDFVFNGQQGSPYRVDQSRDPLGVYGASKASGEKAVEELLGTSGQGVVLRTSWVMGPVGKNFALTMLRLHREKEQLGVVADQVGCPSSTLNLATACWAVITSSRDEVELPPVLHWCDGGAASWYDVSVAVGELAMDLGLLQRAATVNPISTADYPTPATRPGYSLLDCQASRQVLQLEAQPWRAALKDVLQAIPTNP; this is encoded by the coding sequence CTTGGGCAGGCCTTGATTGGAAGGATGCCTGATGGCATTGAACTGGTGGCGAGCAGCCGCAGCGGCGGCAATGGCTTGGTGGCACTCGACCTGGCTGATGCAACGGCATGCCGGCAGGTGGTGGAGGAGCACCGCCCCGATTGGGTGCTGAATGCCGGGGCTTACACCGCAGTGGACAAGGCAGAAGCGGAACCGGAGCTGGCCCATGCCGTGAATGGAGGCGCACCGCGCGCTTTTGCAGAAGCGATCCAGGCGCACGGCGGCCGAATGCTGCAGCTGAGCACCGACTTTGTGTTCAACGGTCAGCAGGGCTCCCCTTACCGGGTGGATCAAAGCCGAGATCCCCTGGGGGTCTACGGCGCCAGCAAGGCCAGCGGAGAGAAGGCGGTGGAAGAGCTGCTTGGGACCAGTGGCCAAGGTGTGGTGCTGCGCACCAGCTGGGTGATGGGTCCGGTGGGCAAAAACTTTGCACTCACGATGCTGCGACTGCATCGTGAGAAAGAGCAATTGGGGGTGGTGGCCGATCAGGTGGGCTGCCCGAGCAGCACGTTGAACCTGGCGACGGCGTGCTGGGCGGTGATCACCAGCAGCCGCGATGAGGTGGAACTCCCCCCTGTGCTGCACTGGTGTGATGGCGGTGCCGCCAGCTGGTACGACGTGTCCGTCGCGGTGGGCGAGCTGGCGATGGACCTTGGCCTGCTGCAGCGCGCCGCCACGGTGAATCCGATCAGCACAGCTGACTATCCAACCCCAGCCACTCGTCCCGGCTATTCGTTGCTGGATTGCCAGGCCAGCCGACAAGTACTGCAACTGGAGGCCCAGCCCTGGCGGGCAGCCCTCAAGGATGTGCTGCAGGCCATCCCCACGAACCCTTGA